The genomic region TATACCCTTTCTTATCCAGGGTCCTCTTTTCCCCGGCGATCGTGAAGCTCTGGGCGGAGGCCCCGGGCAGGATATCTCCTCCTGGATTGGCACCTTTCAGGAGGACGAGGAGGCAAAAGGATTCTTCCTGGGGCAGGCGTTGATCGAGGCTGCTGAAGCCCGGGGCCGGTATGACAGGGACGGCTTCATCCAGGTGGTGGGAGTAGGTGGTGATACTTCCTGGTTTGGCTCCCGTCTTCGGGAAGAGGGGTTGCGTCGAGCCGTGGAAGATCATCCCCGGGCCAGACTTCTTCAGACTGTGCCCACGCGGTGGACCCCCGAGGAGGGGCGGCTCATGACGGTTCGTCTCCTCCAGCGTTATCCCCAGGTCTCGGTGATCTGGGCCGCCAGTGACCAGCTGGCCCTGGGCGTGCTCCAGGGGATACGGTCGATGGAGGGAGTTCCCGGCGAGACTCATTTCACCGGAGGGCTCGATCTCTCCCGGGTCGGGCTTCAGGCGGTTCTGTCGGGGGAGTTCACCGCCACGGTGGCGAGCTCCAGTTATTCCTACGCAGAAATGGTGGTGTACCTCTACGATTACCTCCAGGGAATCGAATTTTTCCGTGATACCGGCCGTGAGTTCTCCCCCCGGCCCTACGGTGCCACCCGTGATAACGCCGAACAGATCCTGGCGCTCCAGGATGTATACCGGGACGTGGACTATCGCCTTTTTTCAAAGCACTATAACCCTGAAATGACCCGCTATGATTTTGCTCTCTCCCGAATCCCCGATCTGGTCGGG from Alkalispirochaeta americana harbors:
- a CDS encoding ABC transporter substrate-binding protein; protein product: MVLPQFHRLLVLCGALFFLISAAPGEVASAETDCGSSFLAVFTPTTEGNTYWPEVHRAMAAAADDLGIGIRFFEFPVDDRFAKSLEGVRLLQEDPTPAAAIFSVAFGQAQPLAVAAHQRGIPFLIQGPLFPGDREALGGGPGQDISSWIGTFQEDEEAKGFFLGQALIEAAEARGRYDRDGFIQVVGVGGDTSWFGSRLREEGLRRAVEDHPRARLLQTVPTRWTPEEGRLMTVRLLQRYPQVSVIWAASDQLALGVLQGIRSMEGVPGETHFTGGLDLSRVGLQAVLSGEFTATVASSSYSYAEMVVYLYDYLQGIEFFRDTGREFSPRPYGATRDNAEQILALQDVYRDVDYRLFSKHYNPEMTRYDFALSRIPDLVGEDAEATKEKHQ